One part of the Macrobrachium nipponense isolate FS-2020 chromosome 38, ASM1510439v2, whole genome shotgun sequence genome encodes these proteins:
- the LOC135209808 gene encoding transcriptional regulator ovo-like, which produces MGNIAGMLMPPPTLSSTCTAAVSEAYGPVWTPGLDLETRRTGSIDSISSQVHYQFISQSPMGEEERRFSSTTHSLMTELSEYQKQEETPLTTIPTSDYFISTVSPLSNYRSDLINGGLNLAARKSQSSKSLTNFNEFMTPGESQHGLDDKIFRRMQVRVQSPDIPDVCPKSPTLCPSLTRLQSCEGTVSQLEDNEDRISLSSNHSDSSYKGIQGQARGFRSHTPKSNVHQGNARCPAAIHKSERLTSSCHDIRREAIANKPCSGPSFSNICCSTKLTSQVIYHGQPHIQQQHEEEQKREYLQHLQHQNLQQRQMSQQHCPQLDHQRQSTENTPDHHRIIHQWPDHHYQERQQNVDHQNDPAHHHYNNKDQHCHLLHSEHHHHLQQQPLGHHHHAGVSEAPDNHHQHRELNENLKFPERRLSTTENTMRHVVQHQKPPCFIKHFPAVISLSSISISLNMKNTPNCTMSMPNTNI; this is translated from the exons ATGGGTAATATTGCTGGTATGTTAATGCCGCCACCTACGCTGAGTTCTACCTGCACAG CAGCTGTTTCTGAAGCTTATGGGCCTGTTTGGACACCTGGCTTGGACCTTGAGACCAGGAGAACTGGAAGCATAGACTCTATATCATCTCAAGTGCATTATCAG ttCATTAGTCAGTCTCCAATgggtgaagaagaaagaagattctCCTCAACAACTCACAGTCTCATGACAGAACTATCAGAGTATCAGAAACAGGAAGAAACTCCTCTAACAACAATACCAACTTCTGATTACTTCATCAGCACAGTCAGTCCTCTTAGTAATTACAGAAGTGACTTGATTAATGGAGGATTGAATTTAGCAGCACGAAAATCCCAGTCTTCAAAATCTCTGaccaattttaatgaattcatgACACCTGGAGAATCACAACACGGTCTAGACGACAAAATTTTTAGAAGGATGCAAGTAAGGGTTCAGTCTCCAGACATCCCTGATGTGTGCCCCAAAAGCCCCACATTATGCCCTTCATTGACTCGTCTGCAGAGTTGTGAAGGGACAGTGAGTCAACTTGAGGATAATGAAGACAGAATCTCTTTGTCGTCAAATCATAGTGACTCCTCTTACAAAGGCATTCAGGGTCAAGCACGTGGGTTCAGATCTCACACACCTAAAAGCAACGTGCATCAGGGCAACGCAAGATGCCCTGCAGCTATTCATAAGTCAGAAAGATTAACGTCGTCTTGTCACGATATCAGAAGAGAAGCCATAGCTAATAAACCATGCTCAGGCCCTTCTTTTTCCAACATTTGTTGCTCAACTAAACTCACGTCACAGGTCATATATCACGGTCAGCCACACATTCAGCAACAACATGAAGAGGAACAGAAACGTGAGTATTTGCAGCATTTACAACATCAGAATCTTCAGCAACGACAAATGTCACAGCAACACTGCCCTCAACTAGATCATCAACGGCAATCCACAGAAAATACACCGGATCATCATCGAATCATTCATCAGTGGCCCGACCACCATTACCAAGAACGTCAACAGAATGTAGACCATCAGAATGATCCTGCTCATcaccattataataataaagatcaGCATTGCCATCTGCTGCACTCAGAACATCATCACCATCTGCAGCAGCAACCTTTAGgacaccatcatcacgctggagtAAGTGAAGCCCCAGATAATCATCACCAGCATCGAgaactcaatgaaaatttaaagttTCCAGAAAGGCGCCTTTCAACCACAGAGAACACGATGCGCCATGTTGTCCAACATCAGAAACCACCATGTTTCATCAAACATTTCCCTGCTGTCATCAGTCTCAGTTCCATCTCCATCAGCCTAAATATGAAGAATACCCCCAACTGCACAATGAGCATGCCCAATACCAATATCTAG